In Pseudobacter ginsenosidimutans, the following are encoded in one genomic region:
- a CDS encoding DUF6922 domain-containing protein, with translation MYFDNHTNFPNATLNPRLLWEYNFEEVDFLKMRNIIIQRVVERGWPNDWYFILNTYGMEGVKSAILEIPYLNDKDMNFVSILFNIPLTSMKCYEKKQSQPQRWTS, from the coding sequence ATGTATTTCGATAATCATACCAATTTCCCAAATGCAACACTGAATCCAAGATTGCTCTGGGAGTATAACTTTGAAGAGGTTGATTTTCTTAAAATGAGAAATATCATTATTCAGAGAGTCGTTGAGAGAGGTTGGCCTAACGACTGGTATTTTATATTAAATACATATGGTATGGAAGGGGTAAAATCTGCTATTCTTGAAATCCCCTATTTGAATGATAAAGACATGAATTTTGTCAGTATTCTTTTCAATATCCCTTTAACCTCAATGAAATGCTACGAAAAGAAACAGTCTCAGCCTCAACGCTGGACCTCCTAA
- a CDS encoding nucleotidyl transferase AbiEii/AbiGii toxin family protein, with protein sequence MDFLAHQYPLIKPLQVIEGTRLASPEDIAAMKLNAIVGNGTRLKDFIDVAYLSSSLTLNQMVNAYEEKYVTRNPTIALKSLAYQNDIDFTEAIQMLDREYDWKHTHERLNQILAFPDKLIFTSDM encoded by the coding sequence GTGGACTTTCTCGCCCATCAATACCCTTTAATCAAACCTTTACAAGTAATTGAAGGTACACGCCTGGCCAGCCCGGAAGATATTGCTGCCATGAAGCTTAATGCGATTGTGGGCAATGGTACAAGGCTTAAAGATTTTATTGATGTTGCCTATCTTTCGTCATCACTTACGCTCAATCAGATGGTCAACGCTTATGAAGAAAAGTATGTTACAAGGAACCCAACGATAGCTCTCAAATCATTAGCATATCAGAATGATATTGATTTTACAGAAGCAATTCAAATGCTGGACAGAGAGTATGACTGGAAGCATACCCATGAGCGTCTTAACCAAATATTGGCTTTCCCCGATAAACTGATTTTCACTTCTGATATGTAA
- a CDS encoding outer membrane beta-barrel family protein, with protein sequence MDYFLDNRNTLTFSHNFTDGRFSTDEKQDQVYLTAAKLTDHLGYRTSDNNADFQRNQSQFLFKHKFAKPGKELNADVNYAWSKNNDFTRILNTYQNPDGSPFAPDNLVHNIGNSKNDQVTIQVDYTDPRGENAKLETGLRTYINNYSSVFDALSINNGNSIKLPLSNNYKYQEMINAAYITYTDKIGSIGYQLGLRAEYSKFDGNLVDSAFKFGYQYPKDFGNLFNALFPSIFLNKKLSDDDELQLNYTRRIRRPNFWQMNPFVDINDPLNLRQGNPSLTPEFTNSFELNYNKTYTGGNFLGVLYYRLSTDEITQYSDTITTAQFEQLNNAAVDPNAILNTFINASSEHNWGAEFTLQQKFGSNFDITPTVNMQYTKVNAKVDETDLSNEGFNWEAKLTTNYKISSPSPVWNKLGFQVVGEYESPEVIPQGKRKERYSIDVALRKDFLKDNKASVTVAVNDVLNSHRFGAIYDTENFYQDFFRRRNVRSARITFTWKFGKSDFNLFKKERGNGGEDMMRDS encoded by the coding sequence GTGGACTATTTTCTAGATAACCGCAATACTTTAACGTTCTCTCATAATTTCACTGACGGCAGGTTCTCCACCGATGAAAAGCAGGACCAGGTATATCTGACAGCCGCAAAGCTGACTGATCATTTGGGATACCGTACATCAGACAACAATGCAGATTTCCAGCGCAATCAATCGCAGTTCCTTTTCAAACACAAATTTGCCAAACCAGGAAAAGAGCTGAACGCTGATGTGAACTATGCCTGGAGCAAGAACAATGATTTCACCCGTATCCTCAATACCTATCAAAACCCCGATGGCAGCCCGTTTGCGCCCGATAATCTCGTTCACAATATCGGTAACAGCAAGAATGACCAGGTGACCATCCAGGTGGATTATACAGACCCGAGAGGAGAGAATGCTAAACTGGAAACGGGTTTGCGCACTTACATCAACAATTACAGCAGTGTGTTTGATGCATTGAGCATCAACAACGGTAACTCCATCAAACTCCCGCTCAGCAATAATTACAAGTACCAGGAAATGATCAATGCCGCTTACATTACCTATACGGATAAGATCGGCAGCATTGGCTATCAGCTTGGTTTGCGTGCAGAGTATTCCAAATTCGATGGCAACCTGGTGGACAGTGCCTTCAAATTCGGTTATCAGTATCCGAAAGATTTCGGCAATCTCTTCAACGCTCTTTTTCCCAGCATCTTCCTGAACAAGAAACTGAGTGATGATGATGAGCTGCAACTGAACTATACACGCAGGATCCGTCGCCCGAACTTCTGGCAGATGAATCCTTTTGTAGACATCAATGATCCATTGAACCTGCGCCAGGGAAATCCTTCGCTCACGCCGGAATTCACCAATTCGTTCGAGCTGAATTACAACAAGACCTATACCGGTGGTAACTTCCTGGGTGTGTTGTATTATCGTCTCTCTACCGATGAGATCACGCAATACAGCGATACCATCACTACTGCACAGTTTGAGCAGCTCAACAATGCGGCGGTTGATCCCAATGCGATCCTGAACACTTTCATCAATGCCAGTAGTGAGCACAACTGGGGGGCTGAGTTCACGCTTCAGCAGAAATTCGGCAGCAACTTCGATATTACGCCCACCGTGAATATGCAGTACACCAAAGTGAATGCAAAAGTGGATGAGACCGATCTCAGCAATGAAGGTTTCAACTGGGAAGCCAAGCTCACAACCAATTACAAGATCAGCAGTCCGTCTCCCGTATGGAACAAGCTCGGCTTCCAGGTGGTAGGTGAATATGAATCGCCGGAAGTGATCCCGCAGGGTAAGCGGAAAGAGCGTTACAGTATAGACGTGGCGCTTCGCAAGGATTTCCTGAAAGACAATAAAGCTTCCGTAACAGTGGCCGTGAACGATGTGCTCAACTCGCACCGCTTCGGCGCAATTTATGATACCGAAAATTTCTACCAGGACTTTTTCAGGAGAAGGAATGTGCGTTCCGCCAGGATCACCTTCACCTGGAAATTCGGTAAGAGCGATTTCAACCTCTTCAAGAAAGAGAGGGGCAATGGGGGAGAAGACATGATGCGGGATTCCTAA
- a CDS encoding TonB-dependent receptor, translated as MKKLLLLIPCLFFVWQAFTQAVTHSEKSTGRLYGKVIDPKTGKGVDAASIRLYFAAGTGDSLAGGMLSRQNGDFSIDQLPVKASYKLQITAIGYKEVNQTVSFPPAKGKGEGPVETDLGNIKLEAESQMLNTVTVVGTKPALQMGVDRKIFDVEKSLTATGGTAIDVMKNIPSISVDVDGNVALRNRAPQIFVDGRPTILTLEQIPADNIERVELITNPSAQFDASSTGGVINIILKKNRKLGLNGLASVGAGTPGILNGSLNLNLRQNKFNFFVSGNYNRNGASPKAKPIVPTKRMASPAITSTSSQGLTEQGLLPLRVLVWTIF; from the coding sequence ATGAAGAAGCTACTATTACTCATTCCCTGTTTATTTTTTGTATGGCAGGCTTTTACTCAGGCTGTTACACATAGTGAAAAAAGTACTGGCAGATTGTACGGAAAAGTGATAGATCCCAAAACCGGCAAGGGCGTGGATGCTGCAAGTATCCGCCTCTACTTTGCTGCCGGTACCGGCGACAGTCTCGCGGGCGGCATGCTCTCCCGCCAGAACGGCGATTTCTCTATCGATCAATTACCGGTAAAAGCATCTTATAAACTCCAGATCACAGCTATTGGTTATAAAGAGGTCAATCAAACTGTTTCTTTTCCCCCGGCAAAAGGCAAGGGTGAGGGGCCTGTTGAAACGGATCTCGGGAATATCAAGCTCGAAGCCGAATCGCAGATGCTCAATACAGTTACGGTAGTGGGCACTAAACCAGCCCTGCAAATGGGAGTGGACCGTAAAATATTCGACGTTGAAAAAAGTCTTACGGCCACCGGAGGTACAGCCATCGATGTGATGAAAAACATTCCCAGTATCAGCGTGGACGTTGATGGTAATGTGGCCCTGCGCAACCGTGCACCACAGATCTTCGTTGATGGCCGCCCCACCATTCTTACACTGGAACAGATCCCTGCAGACAATATCGAAAGAGTGGAACTGATCACCAATCCTTCTGCGCAGTTCGATGCAAGCAGTACCGGCGGCGTGATCAATATCATTCTCAAAAAGAACCGTAAACTCGGATTGAACGGACTGGCTTCCGTTGGCGCAGGTACGCCGGGCATCCTGAACGGATCGCTCAACCTGAACCTCCGCCAGAACAAATTCAATTTCTTCGTAAGCGGTAACTACAACAGGAACGGGGCATCGCCAAAGGCGAAACCTATCGTACCAACAAAGAGAATGGCGAGCCCGGCAATTACTTCAACCAGTTCTCAAGGGCTGACAGAACAAGGGCTTTTGCCTCTGCGCGTTTTGGTGTGGACTATTTTCTAG
- a CDS encoding carboxy terminal-processing peptidase yields the protein MKSTSFFNRTFFAGSAICLLSIPAIAQKSKVVDNVDLVFHNTTGMLQQIHYAPQPLNDHFSGQVFTEYLQQLDGGKRFFLKSDITRFREFEWQLDDEMRGKMVQFYKVVNTVYKQRVKEVEQIIKDLLAQPFSFTNDEYFNDSPKNILYCKNSDELKTRWKNYLKYQVLVQYDDLLEQRKKDTVNHFTDAQLETKARETVARIEKRSMENILKLTADEEAFNLYLNSIINLYDPHSSYFLPVDRREFQEGMSGIYYGIGALLQEQNGKVSIAELMIGGPAWKSGQVEKGDVLVKVQQGGSTEKTDLAGLAMSEVIKLTRGQKGTTVTITFRKNDGSLKDVTIQREALQLEDTFVKSAIINDSSAKIGYITFPKFYTNFGDANGRSCATDMALELEKLKAENVEGVVIDIRDNTGGSLGEVINMVGLFIKQGPVVQVKSSIGTPYVSTVNNPGVLYDGPLVVLVNEMSASAAEIFAAAIQDYHRGIVIGAASTYGKGSVQRGFGVGETKNQIGPDNLDLGTIHITLQKYYRITGAATQLKGVSPDIKLPGIYEPYKMQEKDNPTALKWDTIAAAPFALSNHSEEVSRTIAAAGGRIEKDSSLLALRKNIHWLENRSNLHSMKLDKYRAEKKQLQQTIATIRKQLVTADSLPVINTADVQEELKHKEQFRNDSNKAWLNSLKKDLFLSEAILVMQTWFKTRTGNS from the coding sequence ATGAAGAGTACTTCTTTTTTTAACCGTACATTCTTTGCAGGTTCTGCTATTTGCCTGCTGTCCATTCCCGCCATTGCGCAGAAAAGCAAAGTGGTGGACAATGTAGATCTCGTTTTCCATAACACCACCGGCATGTTGCAGCAGATCCATTATGCGCCGCAACCTCTGAACGACCATTTCTCCGGACAGGTGTTCACTGAATATCTTCAGCAACTCGATGGCGGCAAAAGATTCTTCCTCAAAAGCGATATCACACGCTTCAGGGAATTCGAATGGCAACTGGATGATGAAATGCGCGGCAAGATGGTGCAGTTCTACAAAGTAGTGAACACCGTTTACAAACAACGCGTGAAAGAAGTGGAGCAGATCATCAAAGACCTGCTGGCACAACCCTTCAGTTTCACCAACGACGAATATTTCAACGACTCTCCCAAAAATATCCTCTACTGCAAAAACAGCGATGAACTGAAAACACGCTGGAAGAATTACCTCAAATACCAGGTACTGGTGCAGTACGACGATCTGCTGGAACAGAGGAAAAAAGATACTGTCAATCACTTCACAGATGCGCAACTGGAAACAAAAGCACGCGAAACCGTTGCCCGCATCGAGAAGAGAAGCATGGAAAATATCCTCAAGCTCACTGCTGATGAGGAAGCATTCAATCTCTATCTCAATTCCATCATCAACCTCTACGATCCGCATTCCAGCTACTTTCTTCCGGTTGACCGCCGCGAATTCCAGGAAGGCATGAGCGGTATCTATTATGGTATCGGCGCTTTGCTGCAGGAACAAAATGGAAAAGTGAGCATCGCTGAACTGATGATCGGCGGGCCAGCATGGAAATCAGGACAAGTGGAAAAAGGAGATGTGCTGGTGAAAGTACAACAGGGTGGAAGCACCGAAAAAACGGATCTGGCAGGACTGGCCATGAGCGAAGTGATCAAGCTCACACGCGGTCAGAAAGGCACCACTGTTACCATCACCTTCCGCAAGAATGATGGCTCTCTCAAAGACGTAACCATTCAGCGTGAAGCCCTGCAGCTTGAAGATACTTTCGTGAAATCTGCCATCATCAATGATTCATCTGCGAAGATCGGCTATATCACCTTCCCGAAATTCTATACCAACTTCGGAGATGCCAATGGCAGAAGCTGTGCTACAGATATGGCGCTGGAACTGGAAAAACTCAAAGCGGAAAATGTGGAAGGTGTAGTGATCGATATCCGCGACAATACTGGTGGCAGCCTTGGCGAAGTGATCAATATGGTGGGTCTCTTCATCAAACAGGGACCTGTGGTGCAGGTGAAAAGTTCTATCGGAACTCCTTACGTGAGCACAGTCAATAATCCTGGAGTTCTGTATGATGGTCCGCTGGTTGTACTCGTGAATGAAATGAGCGCATCTGCTGCCGAGATCTTTGCAGCCGCCATCCAGGATTATCACCGCGGCATTGTCATCGGCGCTGCCTCCACTTATGGCAAAGGATCTGTGCAACGCGGATTCGGTGTGGGCGAAACAAAGAACCAGATCGGTCCTGATAACCTGGACCTCGGCACCATTCATATCACCCTGCAAAAGTATTATCGCATCACCGGCGCAGCCACACAGCTCAAAGGTGTTTCTCCCGATATCAAACTCCCCGGCATCTATGAGCCTTACAAGATGCAGGAAAAAGATAATCCTACTGCGCTGAAATGGGATACCATTGCTGCCGCTCCATTTGCACTGAGCAATCATAGCGAAGAAGTAAGCAGGACCATTGCTGCTGCCGGAGGAAGGATCGAAAAAGATTCATCGCTCCTCGCGCTTCGCAAGAATATCCACTGGCTGGAGAACAGGAGCAACCTGCATTCCATGAAGCTGGACAAATACCGTGCAGAGAAAAAACAATTACAACAGACCATCGCCACCATTCGCAAACAATTGGTCACTGCAGACAGTCTGCCCGTGATCAATACTGCCGATGTGCAGGAAGAACTGAAACATAAAGAACAATTCCGTAACGACAGCAACAAGGCCTGGCTCAACAGTCTGAAGAAAGATCTTTTCCTCAGCGAAGCCATCCTGGTAATGCAAACCTGGTTCAAAACCAGAACAGGTAATAGCTGA
- the glk gene encoding glucokinase has translation MNVTSKALTIPLHLPAKDNIPAEGITILAGDIGGTKTHLALFRATAEDVQHLHDQKFRSPAYASLHEIIAEFLQVKPELIPDRISLGVAGPVLDGVVELTNLNWTLSVEDLQDRTGVKDVRLINDLEATAYGLAALKPDDFFTIHEGSQSPRGNMAILAPGTGLGEAGLFWNGKSYSPFPTEGGHCDFSPRTSFDFELCQYLSAQYGVVSWEKVVAGPGIYDIYQFLRDVKKVEEPQWLTELWPTETHPSARISQTAAENGAAICVETMQHYVRYLGHEAANLVLKMKATGGLFLGGGIPPKISGLLQRENFYSHYMDSDRMQHLLQTVPVRIIRNEQTGLLGAAWFGAYGQVTL, from the coding sequence ATGAATGTAACTAGTAAGGCACTGACGATCCCGCTTCATTTACCGGCAAAAGACAATATCCCGGCAGAGGGCATCACTATCCTCGCAGGAGATATTGGCGGCACTAAAACACATCTGGCCCTTTTCCGCGCAACCGCGGAAGATGTGCAACATCTGCATGACCAGAAATTCAGGTCACCCGCCTATGCCAGTCTCCATGAGATCATTGCAGAATTCCTGCAGGTAAAACCTGAACTGATCCCTGACAGGATCAGTCTCGGTGTTGCTGGGCCCGTCCTGGACGGCGTGGTAGAGCTGACCAATCTCAACTGGACGCTCAGTGTGGAAGATCTGCAGGACAGAACAGGAGTAAAGGATGTCCGTCTCATCAATGACCTGGAAGCAACAGCTTATGGCCTCGCTGCATTGAAGCCTGATGATTTCTTCACAATTCACGAAGGAAGCCAGTCGCCCCGCGGCAACATGGCCATCCTGGCCCCCGGTACAGGTCTCGGAGAAGCAGGGCTCTTCTGGAATGGCAAATCGTATTCCCCTTTCCCCACAGAAGGCGGGCATTGCGATTTTTCTCCCAGGACCTCATTCGATTTTGAGCTTTGCCAATACCTTTCCGCGCAATATGGCGTTGTTAGCTGGGAGAAGGTTGTGGCCGGTCCAGGTATTTACGATATTTACCAGTTCCTGCGTGATGTGAAGAAAGTGGAAGAGCCCCAATGGCTTACCGAACTCTGGCCCACTGAAACACATCCCAGCGCGAGGATCAGCCAGACAGCAGCAGAGAACGGCGCTGCTATCTGCGTGGAAACCATGCAGCACTATGTGCGTTATCTCGGCCATGAAGCAGCCAACCTGGTGCTGAAAATGAAAGCCACCGGAGGACTGTTTCTCGGAGGAGGCATTCCACCCAAGATCAGTGGACTGTTGCAGCGCGAAAATTTTTACAGTCATTATATGGATAGCGACCGTATGCAACATCTGTTACAAACAGTACCTGTCCGCATCATCAGAAATGAACAGACCGGCCTGCTGGGCGCTGCCTGGTTCGGCGCATATGGTCAGGTTACATTATAA